GTCATTTATCGTGCAACACCACAATGGTTTGCCTCGATCGAAGCCTTCCGTTCCGAATTGTTAGAGGCAGTTGAAAATGATGTTACTTGGTATCACCCATCAGGCCAACGTCGGATGTACAACATGATTCGTGACCGTGGTGATTGGGTTATCTCAAGACAACGGGTTTGGGGTGTCCCATTACCTATTTTCTACGCCGAAAACGATGAACCTATCTTATCTTTAGACGTCATTAACCATGTGGCTGATTTAGTTGAAGTTCACGGAACGAATATTTGGTTTGAATGGGATGCCAAAGATTTATTACCTGAAGGATATACTCACGAAGGCAGCCCTAATGGTGAATTCACCAAAGAATTAGATATTATGGATGTTTGGTTTGACTCGGGAACTTCTTATGCTGGTGTCTTGGAGCAACGTGAAGACCAAACTTTCCCAGCCGATTTATATTTAGAAGGTTCTGACCAATATCGTGGTTGGTTCAACTCTAGTTTTACTACATCGGTTGCGGTTAATGGTATTCCACCCTACCGGGGGGTTTTATCCCAAGGCTTCGTTATGGATGGTAAAGGCGAAAAAATGAGTAAATCGCTCGGAAATGTCATTGTTCCTGAAGATGTTATGCAAGAATTAGGGGCTGATATTATCCGATTATGGGTTGCTAGTGTAGACTATGAAAATGATGTGCGTGTTTCAAAAGATATTTTGAAACAAGTATCGGAGTCTTACCGTAAAATCCGTAATACGATTCGTTTTATGTTATCCAATGTTAATGACTTTGATGTAGCAAAAGACGCCATTGCTGAAGCCGATTTGCGTCCAGTGGATCAATATCTTTTAGCTAAATACCGTGTATTTGTTTCTGAGGTAAATAAAGCCTATGATGAGTTTAAATATTTAAATATTTACAAATCCGTATTGAATTTCATTACCAATGATTTGTCTGCCTTTTACCTTGATTTTGCTAAAGATGTTGTTTACATTGAAGCAGAAGATAGTTTTTCAAGACGTGCTATGCAAACAGTGATTTATGAAGTCTTACATGGTTTGATTCGTTTATTGACACCTATTTTATTACATACAATGGAAGAAGCCTGGGCAGAATTACCTGGCGTAGAAGGTTATGTTCAATTGCAAGATGTTCCTAAATTTGAGGATGTAACAGCGGATAAAGAACTTATTGCCCAATGGGACGATTTCTTTAAGCTCCGTCAAGGTGTGCATAAAGCGTTAGAAGAAGCTAAAAATAAGGCTGAGGATCCTATTAAGAAATCATTTGAAGCTAGTGTAGAAGTCTATTTAGATGCAGCTAAACAAGAACAAATTAGTGGCTTGTCTGATCACTTAGATCAGTTGATGATTGTTTCGCATTTTGCTATGCATGACATCAGTGAAGCACCGGAAGATGCCATGACTTTTGACAATTTTGCTGTGAAAGTTTCACGGGCTCAAGGTCATGTTTGTGAACGTTGCCGTGCGGTGAAACCAGAAGTCGGAACGATTGAAGAAGCACCTGAACTTTGCCACCGTTGCTTTACAATTGTGAAAGAAAACTTTCCAGAATATTTGACTGATAAAGACTAATAAATATCTCTGGGGAGGCGTTACAAAAACAGAGTGGGTTTAAATAATAGTGGGACTATCCGTCCTTAACACTATTATTTAAACCCACTCTGTTTTTTTTGCTAATTAGATTATTACCATGGGCGGATACCCCAGTAGTTTAGCCCATCTTGGATGATGGTTTGTTCAGGGATTCCTTGAATAGAATGCATTTTGGTTGAATCATCATTGGGGTCATTAACATAAACAAGGCCGTCTTGATAACCCCGGATGAGGATGACATGCCCCCCTAAGGTAAAATAGCCTGGCCCAACCGACGTCACAATTAAGTAACCTTCATTTAAGCCTTGGATGGCCTGTTGAAAGTCGTTGCCGTAATCAGTCACTTGATAATTGAATGCTTCGCCAAAAGCCGGATAGAGTTGCCATGAACTGCCTTGATAATCCATATAATAATTATTCGATGACCAGCGTGTAATGTCATTGGGAGTTGTCAGTGAACCTGAAAAATAGCTATCTACCATAGCTAAAACGACAATCGCACAGCCATTTTCCCAAATGGTACGACTACCATCTGTCCCGTAGGCATCATTTGCCCATTGGGGATCATTTTGATTGAGAAGGGGAACATTATACTGATTAATATGAGCGATATCGATATAAGTAGCAGGGTTTTCTGGTAGAAAGATATAACCCAAATCTTTAGGGTTATCTTGATTGGTATAAATTGTTTGATTAATAATGGCTTGATTTTCAAGTAAATAATTTTCATTTTCCTCAGCTACTTCACGATACATGGCTTCGTTGGGATGATGTGATTGCAACATCAAAAATAAAGTAACCCCCATCCCGATTAATACAATAATGAGAATAAATCCAATAATCAAATGATTACGACGATGTGGGTTTTTTGCTTGGGTCTTTCTTGCCAATTCATCTCCTCCTTAAAATATGTAACACTTACTATTAGTATAACTGATTTTATAAAAAAAATAGCTAAAAAAAGCACTTGGTCCGTTTGTTGGGCTAAACGGACCAAGTTGGGAGGCATTGTGATATTTATTAAAGGGTTAACGTTGATGTTTTTCGCGTGAATAAGCTTTTTGTTCATCGGAAATAACCATTAACTTATCGCGTAAATCAAGTTCCATTTCATTTAAGGTTTGTTCGGCAGCTGCACGTT
This window of the Fundicoccus culcitae genome carries:
- a CDS encoding C39 family peptidase, translated to MARKTQAKNPHRRNHLIIGFILIIVLIGMGVTLFLMLQSHHPNEAMYREVAEENENYLLENQAIINQTIYTNQDNPKDLGYIFLPENPATYIDIAHINQYNVPLLNQNDPQWANDAYGTDGSRTIWENGCAIVVLAMVDSYFSGSLTTPNDITRWSSNNYYMDYQGSSWQLYPAFGEAFNYQVTDYGNDFQQAIQGLNEGYLIVTSVGPGYFTLGGHVILIRGYQDGLVYVNDPNDDSTKMHSIQGIPEQTIIQDGLNYWGIRPW
- the ileS gene encoding isoleucine--tRNA ligase codes for the protein MKLKDTLNLGKTNFDMRANLPKKEVAFQEQWEKENLYQQIQKKNVGRPAYILHDGPPYANGSLHMGHALNKITKDFIVRYKSMSGFRSPYVPGWDTHGLPIESALIKQEGIDRKSLTTAEFRDLCKQYALKQVDNQRVTFKRLGVTGEWDNPYLTLKPSYEAAQLRVFGKMADKGYIYKGLKPIYWSPSSESSLAEAEVEYKDITSPSIYVAFKISNGKGVVPETAEFVIWTTTPWTLPANLGITASADAVYVLVEVGDRQFIVAKELLSSVAQACNWQDYTIVDEYKGASFDGILAQHPFYDRTSLLMLGDHVTLDAGTGLVHTAPGHGEDDYHMALEHNLPILSPIDNRGHFTDEAPGFEGMFYLKGNKVVMEMLEENGQLLGRSTIVHSYPHDWRTKQPVIYRATPQWFASIEAFRSELLEAVENDVTWYHPSGQRRMYNMIRDRGDWVISRQRVWGVPLPIFYAENDEPILSLDVINHVADLVEVHGTNIWFEWDAKDLLPEGYTHEGSPNGEFTKELDIMDVWFDSGTSYAGVLEQREDQTFPADLYLEGSDQYRGWFNSSFTTSVAVNGIPPYRGVLSQGFVMDGKGEKMSKSLGNVIVPEDVMQELGADIIRLWVASVDYENDVRVSKDILKQVSESYRKIRNTIRFMLSNVNDFDVAKDAIAEADLRPVDQYLLAKYRVFVSEVNKAYDEFKYLNIYKSVLNFITNDLSAFYLDFAKDVVYIEAEDSFSRRAMQTVIYEVLHGLIRLLTPILLHTMEEAWAELPGVEGYVQLQDVPKFEDVTADKELIAQWDDFFKLRQGVHKALEEAKNKAEDPIKKSFEASVEVYLDAAKQEQISGLSDHLDQLMIVSHFAMHDISEAPEDAMTFDNFAVKVSRAQGHVCERCRAVKPEVGTIEEAPELCHRCFTIVKENFPEYLTDKD